The sequence aaaacaaaaggTGGGCTAGCGGCTGGAACCGCTACTACTAATGTGTATCGCAATCCTCGATTCAAGAACACAATGAGAGCAATGCAAACCCCATGTTGCAGTCCTGACGAGGTGATATTTGGCCCCGATTTTCACCAATCTTTATACTGTCATCTCTTATGTGGGCTAATTTTCCGCGAAGAAGTTCAAGTTGTTTCCTCCACATTTGCCCACAGCATTGTCCATGCCTTCCGAACCTTTGAACAAGTTTGGAAAGAACTTGTTAACGATATCCGAGAAGGGTCTCTAAGTGACAAAATTACAGTCCCATCAATTCGATTGGCTGTGTCAAAGCTGCTCAATCCCGATCCCATATTGGCAAATACTATTTTCGAAAAGATATCAGGATTAAACGATTGGAATGGACTTATTCCAGAGCTATTTCCAAATATCAAGTACATCTATGGGATCATGACAGGTTCCATGGAACCTTATCTCAAGAAATTGAGGCACTATGCGGGACAACTACCTTTATTAAGTGCTGATTATGGATCTTCAGAAGGATGGGTTGGGGTAAATGTCAACCCCAAATTACCACCCGAGGAGGCTACCTTTGCTGTTCTTCCAAATATCGGTTATTTCGAATTTATACCTGTGAAAGATGATCCTAACTGCCCGGATCGAGAGAGGTCCTGCATATCGTCCGTGGAGCCACAGCCTGTAGGCCTAACAGAAGTTAAGGTTGGCCAGGATTATGAGATAATTGTCACAAATTTTGCAGGTGTgtattcttctcttttcttgATCTCACTACAGATTTTGCAATGTGACCATTATCTTGCAACTTCAACTAGCTAAGTTTTTATTCCCTAAGCTCTCTTGACTACTTCACAGTTGGATAAAGGTTATGTCTATTCTAATTCTTTTTACGAGTCATATTTTTCCTCAGACTTTGTTGCCTAGTGTTATCATTACATTTCGGTTCATTTACGACTAAAAGATGATTGCATATTCGCCAGGCCGCATGACTACAACAGCTACATAGGACCGCATACTTTACTTGTCTCGAGATTTCGGCATTCGATTGTTTTAGCATCCACAGCAGCATGTGCTTCTCGTGTAATACAGGGTGTAAAATGAGAAGATGATATGCCTTTGTTTTATTGTGTCTTGCCCACTTGAGCCATAGTTATGGGATTGTGTGTCAATACTCATTCACCTTCCTACATTTTTTTGActacttgtttttttttaatgaaaatattgTCTGTATGGATGCAttagacattttttaaaaattttgacaaCGTGTAAcacagggagtaaaattttgacatgttttttttaagtcaaaagcaGCTTTATAACCTCATTTTGCATAAACTTTTTCACCCTTTCCGGACTTTAGAACTAATTTTCAAATATATGGTGCTTTTCTTGTCTATGTCTATTCactttaaatactaaaaatatgatGAACACATTATAATTGCCTACATTACAGCTGTGCCCTCTATACAGATTTAGCAGAGTTTATAATAGTTGTATTCAAAcagtttatgtttattttaatcTTCTCAAGCGTGTGAACTTTCAAACAATGTTCTACCATCTTTCAGTATACATCTCACATATGATTTGAAACGCGAGCTAAGTGCTGAGATAGTTCGAAACTTCAATGATCTTGCAAATAAATtgttgaaagaaaaaaagatgaatgAGCTGTTACTGAGATGAAAATCTTTGCATTATACCATTACTATCAGCTAGTAGGTGTTTTTCAGTGTCATATTATCGGTCATGCGATAATCGTCTTGTTGTTTGAATCCATCGATCATCTCTTTTCCAGAACTTGACGCCGTGTGTAAATATATTTCTCATATGAATCTTGATCTGTTATCATTGTCAAAGGATCTTGAACTTTTACTCAGATTGGAATACAATTTTCATGAGCAGGGCTGTATCGATACAGGCTAGGAGACTTGGTGAAGGTTAAAGGATTCCACAACTCCACTCCTGAGCTCCAATTTGTTTGCAGAAGAAACCTTCTTCTCACCATTAACATTGACAAGAACACTGAGAAAGATCTACAATTAGCTGTAGAAGCGGCAGCCAAGCTGCTGTCTGAGGAAAAACTCGAGGTTTTAGACTTTACGAGCCAGGTCGAAACATCTACTGACCCTGGTCATTATGTGATCTTCTGGGAAATTTGTGGTGAAGCAAAAGATGAACTTCTCAAAGAATGCTGCAACTGTCTCGACAGATCATTCCTCGATGCAGGATACGTGAGTTCCCGGAAGGTTAACGCAATCGGAGCCCTCGAACTACGAATCGTGCAGCAGGGCACTTTTAACAAGATTTTGGATCATTTTGTGCGGTTAGGTGCTGCTGTTAGCCAGTTCAAAACACCAAGATGTGTGGGGCAAAACAACGGCGCTGTGTTGCAGATACTGTCGAATAATGTCGTCAAGAGCTACTTGAGTACAGCATATTAGTCGAAAATTCGGCCCgaggtttctgtttttcatgcGGTTTCATAGAGCTGTCTTAGGTTAACTGTAGAAAATGATTGGTTTCCATTGCTTCTTTTCTCGCCATTTATTCAACATTGTATCCACATACTTTCGAGATTTACATTCCTTCATATGTACTTCCTTCCTAAAGCTCCATTTAAATCTCAATATAACTTTTAGTTCAACGAGTCATGCTCGATGTGCATAAGACAGATGGCATTGTTTTTTTAACATGACGTGCTTGATTATCTTTCGTCGCTAACCTCAGCTAACATATCAAGCTCCCCTAGCATGTAATGTCGCGGCAGTGAACCTCTTGTTCTAATTCAATGCTCTACAAACCACACGGGAAGGTTTCCTTCCCAAGGATTGTTGGGAGGCGAAATGGTGGATTGCAGTTACATCGTTCAAAGTAGGGATGTAAAcaagccgagccgagccgagtcGAGCCGAACAGTATTAGGCTCatgctcgggctcggctcgttaaGTATATGTCGAGGCTCAGGTTTGGGCTCGGCTCGgctagggatgtaaacgagccgagccgagccgaacagtattaggctcgggctcggctcgtttggtACCCGAGCCCGAACCGAGCTTTTATAATaaagctcggctcggctcgtttactaCATATATCGGTTTGAGCTCGGCTCATTTATCTTATTAAATTAGTTTGACTCGAGTTTGGCTTGTTAAACGAGCTGGTTTTCAGGCTCGTTAGCTCGTTTAGCAGGTTCGTATTCTGACTCGTTAAGTGGGTTCGGGCTCGTTTTCGAACTCGTGAAGCCTAAATACAATACAATACAtatctataaattaattataaactaaaattaatttttttttaaataaaacaaaaatgaaaaacataattttaaaaaacgtCTCCGGAAAGTAACTTTTTGGTATTAAAGAAAAAAGTTTTATAACTTCTATTTGAACACTAAACCTAGATTCCAAACCGATTTATCccaaaattcaaataaacacATTGTCATTAATGTTAATCACATTTTCAAGTTCCTAGCTTAACTCGCCCAAAATTTCGAAAAACAATAAGCATCTTCGAAAACTTAAATACAGGATATAATTTTGACATGTTTCAGcagaaaaatcatatataatctATATGTTCATCAAATTAAGTTATTTCAATGCTAAATGGAAGACAAAACAAAGAACAACAAGTTTGTTTGTAATGCACACTAAAATCCTACATTaatcaaactcattcaactcgATTAATAAACTACATGTAGACTGAACCTATTAGCACAAATCCGAAGCTAACACACTAAATGAGCcacctaaacgagccgagcttcCTAACTTATTAACGAACATGTTcgcgagctaacgagccgaacATCCTTAACCTCAAGCTCGGCTCGTGAATATTGCCGAACTCAAAATtaagctcgagctcggctcgataaGATTAACGAACGAGCCCAAACGAGCTTTTTCACGAGCCGAGCTCCGAATAGCTTGCGAACAGTTCGAATCGTTTACATCCCTAGTTCAAAGTATATCGTTTGGATTGCTCgtagtttaaaagatttgagtcgCAGAGTTATAATTTTTCACCCTTTATCACTTGCTGCAAGCCTAGACCAGATATATTTTTGGGGTACGTAGTGAACGAAGTAATTGGCTTCATCAACATAAAAAAGTTAAAAAGATATTATTTGTCCAAGATTTTGGAGGTACAGAGTTTGAAACCATTTCGATTCAAATGAATGTAAATCACCAACTTGGAGGTTGCTTAGTGGGCAACAGCAAGATTTGTATTTGTAAGCTGACAAAAAATTCCTACTCACATTACTTATGACAGTAGATGTAATCCACCTAAATTTAAAAAGACATCTGTCATTCTACTGAGGAGGAATACACCCTGATTTTTGTCTTGCAAGAATACAAATACCATGAAATTTAGAGGTTCAGGGGTATGAACCtttaattttgataaaatttaggcacaaattttttttaaaaaaagcagcCTGAAATAACAACAGATGGAGTGAGAACAAAAGCATGGCCCCttattatatattgtttcttttcttttcaagAAAAAACTCAAAAGACAATAAaattgaagatgaagaaacttgAAGAATCCCATGAACTTAAAGGAGAGATTGAGGAAAAATCGAAGATATGGGATTGTGAGAGCCCTTTATACGATTCGTTCGAACTCCTTGCGATGAGGCGTCTCATCGATGAACATTTCAGGATTTCTCCATGTACTCGTAGCGCCGGATCATCAAGAAACTTGAAACTTCGTGTGATCACATTCTTTAAAGGACTTCTGGAGGGAAAGATATGGGAAAAGAAGAATGGTGGAGAAATGATAGAAGAGGTAgcaaaggagaagaaaattgGGGTTTTAAAGATCTTCGGGTGCGGTGTGAGTTCATGCAAGAATTAGCTTTTCGAATGACAAGGCAGCATGTTTATGGTATATGACCATGTATATCGATATACATGGTCATATATGACATAAGCTTGAGTACTTTTGCTGCCGAGATGTGTTTTTTCCCCTGTTTTTATGAATGTTCttgatttgaataaattaaGGTTATGCCAGATATCTAGTTTCTTGATGCTTTATTTTCTTAACTTGGTGATCCAACATATATGGGTATATTATATGTTGATCAGTTGATTTTACGACAAATAACGGTGAAAATCTATCCGATGACGCACTCGAGTATCTGAATTCGATCGATGCATAACGGGTAAGATGAGATATTTATTGAGTTTACCGTACACCAACAaaacacttttaaaaaaatgcatCGTACGACTCCAATTCCAGAATATATATGTTAAGAAACCGTTATTTAAAACTATCACAAATGGTACGGTTTAATataaaagttttgaaaaaaatttaaatttcgatgtttgaatgcattaaaaacaatCACCAtcgaaaatttgatttttaagagTGTCGTTTtgaataaatatcaatttttttttattaaaaaagacCAAGTAAGAACGTAAGATCAATAAAATTTGTGAGACAAATACTTCATCTGACCATGGAGGGCTAccattctttaaataaatctAAGTGAATCCCTTTTAAAAGCTATTTTAGTTGGGCTAAAACGAAGTTAGCGTCAGTTTATTGTCTCTACTCTCTATATATCGTATGGTGGGGTGGTTCACGAGAATTAGCATAGTTGACTTGAGCTAAAATAATGTTAATTATTTAGTCAGCAAGAGATATGTATTTGAAAAAAATCCACCTAATATAAATTCATCCACACAATTAAatgtatatttaaaattagttgagattaatataaaaaaaattatagactTGGAAACCTGCAATTTTAAATCTTTCTTTCAAAGTGCAATTTAAGTGATTCACTGAAGAAGGAATGATATCCGCCACTACATGCCTATTTTCAAGTGGAAGTAATAGTCACCTGAGACTTTGGATAATGGGCTATCGATCGTAATTTGGGAAAATTTCATCCTATCTCATGGGTATTATCCCATAAGGTAAATGTAATAATTTTATTGGTTAATATCATGTGAGTCTCATATGATTGAGTGAGACACACATGATAAGAATCAATAAAATGATTTCACCTATCCCATGAGGTAATACCCATATGATAGGATTTAATCAACTCGTAATTGGACAACATTGTACTGGAACGAGAACAATTtaacaaatgaaaaaaaaaaaagaaaagaatctTTCTAAAGATtagccttttttttttctttttctttttcttttttccttttttctgGAAAAGATGAACATGCATTATTTTGAAAGGAGCTACAGAGACcacaaattttctcaaaaaaaataaaaaagagagagaaattATGTGCTGAGTGGaacaattatttaatttttaaaaataaaattctgaTGCCCCTAAAAAATATACGAATCTTATCCGACTCGAGTCCAGAAAGAGCCCAATATCTAGAACCTTTCAGTTAGAGCTGTCAGACGGGCCAACCCATAGCGGGGCGGGTcggcccaccaaaaacccaccttttggcgggttgagggcgggccgacccaccatCCCCGCGGGCTGAAAATCCTCAACCgaacccaacccaaggtgggttgcaggttaggcgggccggcccacgGGTTGGCtcattacaaataaaaatagataaaaattattataatta comes from Henckelia pumila isolate YLH828 chromosome 4, ASM3356847v2, whole genome shotgun sequence and encodes:
- the LOC140863647 gene encoding jasmonoyl--L-amino acid synthetase JAR6-like, giving the protein MEETFDSDAVIEEFEDLSINASKVQREALKKILEENGEAEYLRRCGLDGRTDPESFIACVPLVTHKDLDPYIQRIADGETASILTGKPITTISLSSGTTQGKPKFVPFNDELMESTMQIYKTSFAFRNREYPIGDGKALQFIYGSKQFKTKGGLAAGTATTNVYRNPRFKNTMRAMQTPCCSPDEVIFGPDFHQSLYCHLLCGLIFREEVQVVSSTFAHSIVHAFRTFEQVWKELVNDIREGSLSDKITVPSIRLAVSKLLNPDPILANTIFEKISGLNDWNGLIPELFPNIKYIYGIMTGSMEPYLKKLRHYAGQLPLLSADYGSSEGWVGVNVNPKLPPEEATFAVLPNIGYFEFIPVKDDPNCPDRERSCISSVEPQPVGLTEVKVGQDYEIIVTNFAGLYRYRLGDLVKVKGFHNSTPELQFVCRRNLLLTINIDKNTEKDLQLAVEAAAKLLSEEKLEVLDFTSQVETSTDPGHYVIFWEICGEAKDELLKECCNCLDRSFLDAGYVSSRKVNAIGALELRIVQQGTFNKILDHFVRLGAAVSQFKTPRCVGQNNGAVLQILSNNVVKSYLSTAY